A genomic stretch from Falco cherrug isolate bFalChe1 chromosome 3, bFalChe1.pri, whole genome shotgun sequence includes:
- the OTUD3 gene encoding OTU domain-containing protein 3 isoform X1 yields the protein MSRKQAAKARPAAGARKVRRPRRPSAGPAPDPAPGGGGLARQLRALGLKLREVPGDGNCLFRALGDQLEGHSRNHLRHRQETVDYMIKQREDFEPFVEDDVPFEKHVTNLAKPGTFAGNDAIVAFARNNQMNVVIHQLNAPLWQIRGTDKNNVRELHIAYRYGEHYDSVRRINDDSEAPAYLQMEMLCKNDSNKEEEVKPQKGDSEDEIEIEMDDAVQKVCNATGCSDTDLVSQILEVEDYNIESAIFAIFQVNEVERISTEEQHDPLSKDQKSCSRTLWEENGSGSRILGNRSLRQGEIENNKGQARSDEENRASRNPKVSKKQKKEQQRVEKKKRQEERHRQKVLANKSNCADSSRRDTDSNNHVTLVKAMAALNI from the exons ATGTCCCGCAAGCAGGCGGCTAaggcccggcccgccgccggaGCCAGGAAGGtgcggcggccccggcggcccTCCGCCGGACCGGCTCCCGACCCCGCACCGGGTGGCGGGGGCCTCGCCCGGCAGCTGCGAGCCCTCGGCCTCAAGCTgcgggaggtgccgggcgaTGG CAATTGTTTGTTTCGGGCCCTTGGTGATCAGCTTGAGGGGCACTCGCGGAACCACCTCAGACATCGCCAGGAAACAGTGGATTACATGATAAAGCAGCGGGAGGATTTTGAGCCTTTTGTGGAGGATGATGTACCCTTTGAGAAACACG ttaCCAATTTGGCCAAGCCCGGTACCTTTGCTGGCAACGATGCTATTGTGGCCTTTGCAAGGAACAATCAAATGAATGTGGTTATTCATCAGCTTAATGCTCCGCTGTGGCAG atTCGGGGCACAGATAAAAATAACGTGAGGGAGCTGCATATTGCATATCGTTATGGAGAGCACTATGACAGTGTGAGGAGAATCAATGACGATTCTGAAGCTCCAGCGTATCTTCAGATGGAG atGCTTTGCAAAAATGATTCAAATAAGGAGGAGGAAGTGAAGCCGCAGAAGGGTGACTCTGAAGATGAGATTGAAATTGAAATGGATGATGCTGTACAAAAAGTGTGTAATGCAACTGGATGTTCA GACACTGATTTAGTAAGCCAGATTCTGGAAGTGGAAGACTACAATATAGAATCTGCAATATTTGCCATCTTTCAAGTGAACGAAGTGGAAAGAATCA GTACTGAAGAGCAGCATGATCCCCTGAGCAAAGATCAGAAATCGTGTAGCAGAACTCTGtgggaagaaaatggaagtggTTCAAGAATCTTGGGAAATCGGAGCTTGCGGCAAggtgaaatagaaaataacaaaGGACAGGCTAGATCCGATGAAGAGAATCGAGCTAGCAGAAACCCAAAG GtatcaaaaaaacaaaagaaggaacagCAGCGTGTGGAGAAGAAGAAGCGGCAGGAAGAAAGGCACCGACAAAAGGTCTTGGCCAACAAGAGTAACTGTGCAGATAGCAGCAGGAGAGACACAGACTCAAACAACCACGTCACCTTGGTGAAGGCCATGGCAGCCCTAAACATATGA
- the OTUD3 gene encoding OTU domain-containing protein 3 isoform X2, translated as MRESWRSRASNCLFRALGDQLEGHSRNHLRHRQETVDYMIKQREDFEPFVEDDVPFEKHVTNLAKPGTFAGNDAIVAFARNNQMNVVIHQLNAPLWQIRGTDKNNVRELHIAYRYGEHYDSVRRINDDSEAPAYLQMEMLCKNDSNKEEEVKPQKGDSEDEIEIEMDDAVQKVCNATGCSDTDLVSQILEVEDYNIESAIFAIFQVNEVERISTEEQHDPLSKDQKSCSRTLWEENGSGSRILGNRSLRQGEIENNKGQARSDEENRASRNPKVSKKQKKEQQRVEKKKRQEERHRQKVLANKSNCADSSRRDTDSNNHVTLVKAMAALNI; from the exons CAATTGTTTGTTTCGGGCCCTTGGTGATCAGCTTGAGGGGCACTCGCGGAACCACCTCAGACATCGCCAGGAAACAGTGGATTACATGATAAAGCAGCGGGAGGATTTTGAGCCTTTTGTGGAGGATGATGTACCCTTTGAGAAACACG ttaCCAATTTGGCCAAGCCCGGTACCTTTGCTGGCAACGATGCTATTGTGGCCTTTGCAAGGAACAATCAAATGAATGTGGTTATTCATCAGCTTAATGCTCCGCTGTGGCAG atTCGGGGCACAGATAAAAATAACGTGAGGGAGCTGCATATTGCATATCGTTATGGAGAGCACTATGACAGTGTGAGGAGAATCAATGACGATTCTGAAGCTCCAGCGTATCTTCAGATGGAG atGCTTTGCAAAAATGATTCAAATAAGGAGGAGGAAGTGAAGCCGCAGAAGGGTGACTCTGAAGATGAGATTGAAATTGAAATGGATGATGCTGTACAAAAAGTGTGTAATGCAACTGGATGTTCA GACACTGATTTAGTAAGCCAGATTCTGGAAGTGGAAGACTACAATATAGAATCTGCAATATTTGCCATCTTTCAAGTGAACGAAGTGGAAAGAATCA GTACTGAAGAGCAGCATGATCCCCTGAGCAAAGATCAGAAATCGTGTAGCAGAACTCTGtgggaagaaaatggaagtggTTCAAGAATCTTGGGAAATCGGAGCTTGCGGCAAggtgaaatagaaaataacaaaGGACAGGCTAGATCCGATGAAGAGAATCGAGCTAGCAGAAACCCAAAG GtatcaaaaaaacaaaagaaggaacagCAGCGTGTGGAGAAGAAGAAGCGGCAGGAAGAAAGGCACCGACAAAAGGTCTTGGCCAACAAGAGTAACTGTGCAGATAGCAGCAGGAGAGACACAGACTCAAACAACCACGTCACCTTGGTGAAGGCCATGGCAGCCCTAAACATATGA
- the LOC114017210 gene encoding basic phospholipase A2 A-like isoform X1, whose amino-acid sequence MKVLLALAVLFACSVFTARGKFPRAPGLEGSTVGNLTAHGCYSGWGRSGTAKASMDRCCLLRACCYAKLVARRCRLGPIQPLSAPQAGIPTCRSGTWCQRGACRCERAAWLCQMRGRGLLRRRSKCRGRAGRC is encoded by the exons ATGAAGGTCCTGCTGGCGCTGGCAGTGCTGTTCGCCTGCA GTGTGTTCACAGCTCGTGGAAAGTTCCCACGCGCACCAGGACTGGAGGGAAGCACCGTAGGAAACCTGACCGCCCACGGTTGCTACTCGGGATGGGGCAGGAGTGGCACAGCAAAGGCTTCCATGGACCG GTGCTGCCTGCTCCGCGCCTGCTGCTACGCCAAGCTGGTGGCACGGCGGTGCCGCCTGGGACCGATCCAGCCCCTCTCGGCGCCCCAGGCAGGAATCCCCACCTGCA GGTCCGGGACCTGGTGCCAGAGAGGAGCGTGCAGATGCGAGCgagcagcctggctctgccagatGCGCGGCCGGGGGCTGCTCCGGCGTCGTAGCAAGTGCCGGGGACGTGCCGGGAGGTGTTGA
- the LOC114017210 gene encoding uncharacterized protein LOC114017210 isoform X2, which translates to MKVLLALAVLFACSVFTARGKFPRAPGLEGSTVGNLTAHGCYSGWGRSGTAKASMDRVRDLVPERSVQMRASSLALPDARPGAAPAS; encoded by the exons ATGAAGGTCCTGCTGGCGCTGGCAGTGCTGTTCGCCTGCA GTGTGTTCACAGCTCGTGGAAAGTTCCCACGCGCACCAGGACTGGAGGGAAGCACCGTAGGAAACCTGACCGCCCACGGTTGCTACTCGGGATGGGGCAGGAGTGGCACAGCAAAGGCTTCCATGGACCG GGTCCGGGACCTGGTGCCAGAGAGGAGCGTGCAGATGCGAGCgagcagcctggctctgccagatGCGCGGCCGGGGGCTGCTCCGGCGTCGTAG
- the LOC102053427 gene encoding uncharacterized protein LOC102053427 isoform X1 gives MAPSPLRKSPVSKIWGSQASTVGSKHYIRKALLAAGPCKQAAAFLSSALGQSNGDGDILTLLICPNPQSWGASLPWTRREANKKVVDRTGKRFGFLSQDCQKDEVSPHLHCAVCLGFVPSSREPLGAAQDDHKDDREKRLAALLLLRLLLRLGGQRATQGRHRQLPCRCCQLHDTCYNSLQSYRCNAKMQGYHYSWRSGSPSCREGSWCAQLSCECDRSLALCLKRSIGTYSKRYCFYPKLWCR, from the exons ATGGCACCTTCTCCTCTGCGGAAAAGCCCAGTCAGCAAGATTTGGGGGAGCCAAGCATCGACAGTGGGGAGCAAACACTATATAAGGAAagccctgctggctgcagggcccTGCAAGCAAGCGGCCGCTTTCCTGAG CAGCGCTTTGGGCCAAAGCAACGGCGACGGGGACATCCTCACCCTGCTCATCTGCCCTAATCCTCAGAGCTGGGGAGCATCTCTGCCCTGGACAAGGAGGGAAGCAAACAAGAAAGTGGTTGACAGAACGGGGAAACGGTTTGGTTTCCTTTCCCAGGACTGTCAAAAAGATGAAGTCTCTCCTCACCTTCACTGTGCTGTTTGCTTGGG gTTTGTCCCCAGCTCACGGGAGCCTCTGGGAGCTGCACAAGATGATCACAAAGACGACAGGGAAAAACGCCTTGCTGCACTACTCCTCCTACGGCTGCTACTGCGGCTTGGGGGGCAGAGGGCAACCCAAGGACGCCACAGACAG CTCCCCTGCAGATGTTGCCAGCTGCACGATACCTGCTACAACAGCCTCCAGAGCTACCGATGCAACGCCAAGATGCAGGGCTACCACTACAGCTGGCGCAGCGGCAGCCCCTCCTGCA gagaGGGCTCCTGGTGCGCCCAGCTCTCCTGCGAGTGCGACCGCAGCCTGGCGCTTTGCCTCAAGCGGAGCATTGGGACCTACAGCAAACGCTACTGCTTCTACCCCAAGCTCTGGTGCCGgtga
- the LOC102053427 gene encoding uncharacterized protein LOC102053427 isoform X2, whose protein sequence is MAPSPLRKSPVSKIWGSQASTVGSKHYIRKALLAAGPCKQAAAFLSALGQSNGDGDILTLLICPNPQSWGASLPWTRREANKKVVDRTGKRFGFLSQDCQKDEVSPHLHCAVCLGFVPSSREPLGAAQDDHKDDREKRLAALLLLRLLLRLGGQRATQGRHRQLPCRCCQLHDTCYNSLQSYRCNAKMQGYHYSWRSGSPSCREGSWCAQLSCECDRSLALCLKRSIGTYSKRYCFYPKLWCR, encoded by the exons ATGGCACCTTCTCCTCTGCGGAAAAGCCCAGTCAGCAAGATTTGGGGGAGCCAAGCATCGACAGTGGGGAGCAAACACTATATAAGGAAagccctgctggctgcagggcccTGCAAGCAAGCGGCCGCTTTCCTGAG CGCTTTGGGCCAAAGCAACGGCGACGGGGACATCCTCACCCTGCTCATCTGCCCTAATCCTCAGAGCTGGGGAGCATCTCTGCCCTGGACAAGGAGGGAAGCAAACAAGAAAGTGGTTGACAGAACGGGGAAACGGTTTGGTTTCCTTTCCCAGGACTGTCAAAAAGATGAAGTCTCTCCTCACCTTCACTGTGCTGTTTGCTTGGG gTTTGTCCCCAGCTCACGGGAGCCTCTGGGAGCTGCACAAGATGATCACAAAGACGACAGGGAAAAACGCCTTGCTGCACTACTCCTCCTACGGCTGCTACTGCGGCTTGGGGGGCAGAGGGCAACCCAAGGACGCCACAGACAG CTCCCCTGCAGATGTTGCCAGCTGCACGATACCTGCTACAACAGCCTCCAGAGCTACCGATGCAACGCCAAGATGCAGGGCTACCACTACAGCTGGCGCAGCGGCAGCCCCTCCTGCA gagaGGGCTCCTGGTGCGCCCAGCTCTCCTGCGAGTGCGACCGCAGCCTGGCGCTTTGCCTCAAGCGGAGCATTGGGACCTACAGCAAACGCTACTGCTTCTACCCCAAGCTCTGGTGCCGgtga
- the LOC102053427 gene encoding basic phospholipase A2 Cdr-13-like isoform X3 — MKSLLTFTVLFAWGLSPAHGSLWELHKMITKTTGKNALLHYSSYGCYCGLGGRGQPKDATDRCCQLHDTCYNSLQSYRCNAKMQGYHYSWRSGSPSCREGSWCAQLSCECDRSLALCLKRSIGTYSKRYCFYPKLWCR; from the exons ATGAAGTCTCTCCTCACCTTCACTGTGCTGTTTGCTTGGG gTTTGTCCCCAGCTCACGGGAGCCTCTGGGAGCTGCACAAGATGATCACAAAGACGACAGGGAAAAACGCCTTGCTGCACTACTCCTCCTACGGCTGCTACTGCGGCTTGGGGGGCAGAGGGCAACCCAAGGACGCCACAGACAG ATGTTGCCAGCTGCACGATACCTGCTACAACAGCCTCCAGAGCTACCGATGCAACGCCAAGATGCAGGGCTACCACTACAGCTGGCGCAGCGGCAGCCCCTCCTGCA gagaGGGCTCCTGGTGCGCCCAGCTCTCCTGCGAGTGCGACCGCAGCCTGGCGCTTTGCCTCAAGCGGAGCATTGGGACCTACAGCAAACGCTACTGCTTCTACCCCAAGCTCTGGTGCCGgtga
- the LOC102050704 gene encoding phospholipase A2, membrane associated, with protein MYFQPTPAFNSSWVTLPAPSLGTGASPTLCPSAGLLPAHGSVLELERMIKSATGKSALLSYSWYGCFCGIGGRGTPVDATDQCCRAHDCCYRKLREGKCRPLITPYHFDIADGDIVCSDEQSWCKRETCLCDKAVTSCFASTLHSYNKSYRFYFKLKCRGSKLQC; from the exons ATGTATTtccagcccacaccagccttTAATTCCTCATGGGTAACTCTGCCTGCCCCCTCGCTGGGCACCGGCGCGAGCCCGACCCTCTGCCCCTccgcagggctgctgccagctcacgGCAGCGTTTTGGAGCTGGAGCGGATGATCAAGTCGGCCACGGGGAAAAGCGCCCTGCTCTCCTACAGCTGGTACGGGTGTTTCTGCGGCATCGGGGGCAGAGGGACCCCAGTGGACGCCACCGATCA GTGCTGCCGCGCTCACGACTGCTGCTACAGGAAGCTGAGAGAGGGCAAGTGCAGACCCCTGATAACCCCCTACCACTTCGACATTGCTGATGGAGACATTGTTTGCA GTgatgagcagagctggtgcaaGAGAGAGACCTGTCTATGTGACAAGGCGGTGACTTCGTGCTTCGCGAGCACTTTGCATTCCTACAATAAATCCTACCGCTTCTATTTCAAGCTGAAATGCCGAGGAAGTAAGCTCCAGTGCTGA
- the UBXN10 gene encoding UBX domain-containing protein 10 → MATAALLNLAPSHFYFPSSTAAVFLWTNTIDMHVTRPKSAKGRTRSSFNYSQSVEACPCRVPSSPPPAAPHEVVNSQRASFTKPAFPSGHVSPEEIPELLQQIPLRSSSSLNKYRVLPSIGWKGEGSGTVDAVAEQTNQLKVNRELEDTPKIKTLSGEEGSASTLPESDVPAEESSQVQCPPKKLGMQLRQESPSMLTVNLEEPPKEESHLLLAIRSPSGQRFEHHFKPTDSLQTVLAVAEQKMSAKYKRCSVETMEVPRRSFPDLTRSLHECGILHKSVLCICQKEQHDAGL, encoded by the coding sequence ATGgccacagcagctctcctgAACTTAGCACCATCTCACTTCTACTTCCCTTCAAGCACGGCAGCTGTTTTCTTGTGGACAAACACCATAGACATGCATGTCACCAGGCCAAAATCTGCCAAGGGACGCACGAGGTCAAGCTTCAATTACTCTCAGAGCGTGGAAGCCTGTCCTTGCCGAGTGCCATCTTCCCCgccaccagcagctcctcatGAGGTGGTTAACAGCCAGAGAGCATCGTTCACAAAACCAGCATTCCCATCTGGCCATGTGTCTCCTGAGGAAATCccagagctcctgcagcaaaTACCTTTGAGGAGCTCCTCTTCCCTGAACAAGTACAGGGTGCTCCCCTCTATCGGCTGGAAAGGTGAAGGGAGTGGCACTGTGGATGCAGTGGCTGAACAGACCAACCAGCTGAAAGTGAACAGGGAGCTGGAGGACACTCCGAAAATCAAAACTCTTTCTGGGGAAGAAGGATCTGCCAGCACATTGCCAGAAAGCGATGTCCCCGCTGAAGAGAGCTCACAGGTGCAGTGTCCCCCCAAGAAACTGGGAATGCAACTGAGGCAGGAGAGCCCTTCGATGTTGACTGTAAATTTGGAGGAGCCTCCGAAAGAAGAGTCGCACTTGCTGCTCGCTATTCGATCTCCCTCTGGTCAGAGATTTGAACATCATTTCAAGCCCACTGACAGTCTCCAGACGGTCCTTGCTGTGGCAGAACAGAAGATGTCAGCCAAATACAAACGCTGCAGTGTTGAAACGATGGAGGTGCCTCGAAGGAGTTTCCCTGACCTTACGAGGTCCCTCCATGAATGTGGGATTCTCCACAAGTCCGTGCTGTGCATCTGCCAGAAAGAGCAGCACGATGCAGGTCTTTAG